A region of the Culex quinquefasciatus strain JHB chromosome 1, VPISU_Cqui_1.0_pri_paternal, whole genome shotgun sequence genome:
ATCGGTAcggaactcatcaagatgggcttGGACAAGTTGGTGACCTGTCTACACCAGCTAATAGTTAAGATCTGAGctacagaacagctaccggaggagtgccCGATATAATAATTCTAAtaattctcaacgcggcctacaaagtttTTCTGCTGTCTGTCGGAGTGtcacatgcggggcacgatcatcAACCGGTCCAGCCAGTTAACCTGCTATGCCGaagacatggacattgtcggcagaacgttcaAGGAGGTAGCTAggaggtacaccgaattgaagcgagAAGCGGAGAAGGTTGGATTGAGGGTGAATGTGGTGAAGACAGGGACAGGACAGAGCGTGTTGATCGATGGGGACGAGTTCGAGTTTGTGTCATCACCTGCTATCGACTCTACAAGACCCTGAGGTTTGGTGACCTTTCCTggcgtacaaagtgcaccatgtcacatctacgggcacgagacgtgaaCGATGCTTGAGGGGGCCTTGTAAGCGCAATGCATGGAGAACCTGAATTTGGAGCAACTCTATGGCAAGCCAAACATTTGGAAAGTGGtcggacacgtcgcaagaatgccggaTAGACCGAAAGCACGCCATCCATGtacatcaatccggtgaagttgatGTTTAGTTCAGTGCCGGCTAGATTGCGGCGGAGGCgggcgcaacgtgcaaggtggttgaaccaagtggaTGAAGATCTGGAAACTGTGGGAGTTCCGAGTTGGAATTGGAGAGAAGCAACCCAGAACCGAGTTTGATGGTGGCGCAAACCGTTGTCGTCTTGGATGAACCGACATCATGTCATTCACGAacaagtcagtcagtcagtcaggctTGAgatatgttcaaaaaagtcCAACTAGAACAtcactttcaaagatttttattaaaaatataattcctTTCTACATATTTGGATTTGGATAACTATTAATAATAATAGAGTACGCGACTGCGCCCTTTCTCGTAGTACTGTCTAAATTCGTAATGAAGTCATGCTCACAACGCCTGGAGAAGAGTTTGAAAAAGACGTCAAACGACTGCTAAATAGTGTCCGTTACAAGGATAAAATCACAATGACAGATTACATAGATACGTGTTTTGCTATTTCTTGGGAGGACGTCTCGCGTTTCAAAGCCTACAGCTGAAGATAGCAGCATATCCACTTTCAAATTCCTCTTCGCCGTCTCAGCATCAATCAGTTCGGTTGGTCCGGATTTTGGACAGCGCCGTTCCCACCAGGACCTAACCcggctgccgccgccgccgccgactgGTTCAGAAACGCAACGTTGAACGGCTTCAGTCGTGCCCCGGTTACCGTTCCGCCACCGACCGAGAGTGCCGACGGACACGGTGACATACATGGCGTCGAACAGTGACTGTTGCTGAGGTCACACTGGTCCAGCAGCCGGATCAGCTCGTCCGCCGTCGGACCTCCAATCAGCTTCTTGGTCTGATCTTTCTTCTTGAAGATTTCCAACGCTGTCGTGAGGTCCCACATCTGGATGGCTCCGTTGCAGTGGCCGGACAGGATAAACCGCCGCGGGCGCGATCCCATCCGCGATGATCCCTCGCATTCGTGCACGCAAAAGGACGTGACGGTGGTTCCGTCAACGGATCGCACCAGACAGACGCGATCGCCGTTCGACGCCAGCCGCACGTACAGCTGGTCCGTGTCGGGGACGACCTTCTGCACGAAGATCTGCTCGTCGTCCTGCTCACCAAACGGTCCAAAGTCATTGCCCGCCGAGTAGCTCAACGACGAGTCGACCGCTTCCAGCGATACAATCTAGAACGAAACCAACTCAACTTGTACAAAAGTTCAAACAAACCACCCCCAACACAACCAACCTTGAACGATGCTTCCGGCGTCGAGCCGGGCTGGGTGGAGATCATGCCGCGGAAGCGCGTCACCTGCCACGTCCGCACGTGGTTGTACTCCGAGCACACCGAGATGAGAAACTTCTCCGACAGCGTGACCTTCGTCACCGGGCTCTGGTGCACGGTGAAGGTCTGGAACAGCTGCGGGCCGTGACCCACAGTTTCCGGGTGCTGCACGATCACGCGCACCGAGCCGGACTTGGTGCCGTACGCGATCTCGATCCAGTTGCCGGAGAGACCTGCGCGGAAAGAGAACCGTTCAGTGCCAGAAACAGTGAAGATCACGTGATCATGCAACGAAGCTACGCGAACAGAAAACTCAAAAGACACACGCACATGCCAGCACCACTACTTGAACTTCTAGATTCAAAGGAGTTTTGTTGGTGTTGTCTGCTCCACCCTGGAGATCGTAAACTGTTGTAACGGGAAGCCGAAATGTGTTAACCAATGATTGAATATCGAGAAACGAGAAATGTTAGCAACATAAACAATAGAAACTAAACCTCAGTTGTTGAACGGGTTTAGACCCTCTCAAGCCTTTGAATGTCACAAAGTAAATCTTCtgatcaaaagaaaaaaaaagaagcttttAGCGTTAAAAAGAAGAGTCGAAGAAATTTcgaattgaaaattgttcaaataaaaaaaaaggacaGAAACGGATTACCTTGTTTAGATCCCGGTGCTAACATGTTCAAATAATAGCAATAGTCATGGAGTTAAAAAGAAAGAAAGGaaaaataaggaaaggagctttttgatgaaaactgttgatttggaaatattttcgaaaagtccTTACTTGGGATGAACGGAAACAATACACAAGTAgtggtgttggtggtggtggggtgtgtgtgtgcttcTGAGTGCTGATTACGTGCAATGAATGCTGAAAAGGAGCTTTGGTTGGTGTATCACAATGAAAAAATTATTGGTTTGCGTTTTGAAAAGAAttgagttatttaaaaaaaatcgtaagacAGTTCTCCGGATTTGCATTTTGTCGATATAGTTCTAAGGGAAGTTGATTCAAAATgtataaatctggagtttttttaaaggtccaaatcgagtcggcgtaaaacctaattaggttttacgctgACTCGTTTTttaaggttagaaatttgacagcttggctgcactgtttacattttttgcacctgTGTCTCAGTTAAAATGTGTGGGCGTGTGCGCATGTaacgtcacggtgtaaaacctaatagagatatccactcgcgagagtgtgttagtttgtaacaaaatttacactgtttaatcgtggatcgagaaattacgatcgtaatttgtaataccattttttaaatatttttgtatttaaacggaattttaatttcaaaaaattcgaaaaatccaagaaaatcaaaaatttcatttttttttaaattcaacaattttaaattttttaaaaattgcaaaaaattcaagaaatttaaaaatttcaaaaaaattaaaaattttaagagcgagtccacgagcaaagcatacccatctcgcatcgctcggaaaaaaaaatcaaaaatttttaaaaaaattaaaattttcaaaaatttaaaaaaattaaaaatttttaaaaaattaaaaatatttaaaagttgaaaatattgaaaaaaattaaaaattttagacatttcaaaaatttcaattgttttttttaaaaaaatcaatttttttaaaggtttcaaaaaattcaacaatttcaaaaaaattaaagatttcaaaatttataaaaaaaaattaataaaatccaattcaataactttttaaaacttcataTCATCAGGCTTGATAAGGGCGTCTGAAAGGGTGTTTATAAAACATTAGCAAAAGAAACAGAACACTTAAAATAAAGATAGGTACTAACAGTCcacactcgattatccaaaggcctcgcaaaaatttcacttcggataattgaatcacgaacaaacaattttttcgttgttcaatttttgattgtcgagctaaagtgatttaaatttttctaatgcaaagatggcggccaatatggcggtaacgtaatattgaaaaaatgctttttaatatttaataggctattactattcaaatttgattaaagccggggtcgcagaactcgaatttgaagtttaaaagtTCTTGATTCTAATATCCGAATTTTCATACAAACCTTcaaataatcgaacttcggaaaatccaaattttggaattaattttatttttctgattttttggaaatttttgaatttgtcatttgtttaaataatttaaaagttaattttttttaactttttgaaataaaaaaaaataaatctaaatgtttaaaatttttaaatttctgatttttttttattttttagatgttttaaaaaaattttaaataaaaaaaaaaatgatttttttttaaatatttgagttttttaaaatttttgaaattaaaaaaaaaatatttttttttgaatttattatttttttgtaaaatttttgaaatttttaagaattttgaaattttataaatttttaagaattttgaaattttataaatttttgtgatttttttgaaatttttgatgtttttgaatacctgaaatttttaaaacacatttcgaGATTTTCTCGATCGTCAGTCGTAATTTGTGGATGGTaggtcgagaaattacgatcgaatgatctcaatctactatcgacaaattacgatcgagaaatctcgatcgtgagtcgagaaataacgatcgaatgcaataatcaccacgaatactttaaatacaaatactaatGCAGGATCATGGTGTccgtgagagaaaccgtggagatctctattaggttttacgccgactcgatttggaggttagaaatttgacagcttggctgcactgtttacattttttgcacgtgtgtctctgtaaaaatgtgtgtgcgtgtgcgctcgtgacgtcacgctggtAAACCTAATAGGGTTTTACTAGCACAAacagcgatggaagaatcaccagcaaaagaaaatttgatgatGCTCATCAAGAGAAACAATCCGCAGGGGGGCATGGTTCTCCTTTCTCGGGCACGAAAGATCagttaaaggaatttaaaaaaaaaaaacttcttgattttCCGGCGAAACATCACACGccaaaaaatgacctgtcactttttgtagatgggcattgtgtgtaaacaaaagaaataaataattttaggtggtgctaacaaggaaatttacgaaaaatcttcaacagattgatttctttttgaaaaatttgagttatttttttttttttgttattattccatccctgaccACAAATAATTTTCACTATCTGGGGAGTTAGTTGTTAGGCACTCTGATTTATTAGGAAAGTCCTTAGAATCAAGGAACAACCCATATTTGTATgcacaattttgtagaaccgactttttaaaaaaatgaaatatccaGAGAATCCAGAGAACTGCTGTGCGTGAACAAAGTGAGAATGTGCGTTTCAGTGTACAAAAGTGAATTCTACAAAAGAGTTTCCGAAAAACTCTCTACTAGTCGACGGGCAATGCTACGAGATAGAAACAGATAGAGGTAGCAAACGACATTTCTTCGCAGGCTACCAAGCACCCGTGCTACTCACTTGTGGTCTTGGGCGTCAAGTACACCGAGATGGCCGTGATGGAATCGTTCGAGGGGTCCTTGTACAGCTCGGTCACGAGCAGATCGTTGTCCTTCATGCGCAGCGGAAACTTTTGCATGTCTGAAACGAAAGGTCGGTTGGGGGTTTTGATTGTGATTGTGTCTAACCGGTCGTCAAAGCGCTGTAAGTACCGATGTAGTAGATTGATCCGTTGTTACAACCGAGCAGAAGAAACGAACCAGCCGTGTCGAAGGCGAGAATCGGTACCAGATCTTGAATCTGCCAGTGCTGGGTCATGGCGTGCCAGACGCCAATCTTGCCGGAGGAAGAGAGCGCCACCAGTTGGCTTCCGATGAAGAAGAGGTACTCAACGCGTACGTTCAGGTTGAAAATGCCCACCTCCGACTTGCTGCCGTCTTCCGAGATTCCCCACAGCCGGATCTGGCTGCCGTACGAGATTGCTACCATTTTGCTGTGCGACTGTTCGCCGGCGGAGGTCATCTTGGCGTTGATCGCTATCCGCTCGATCGGGGCTTCGACGTACGGCGAAACGAAGATCTGCTGCCAGCCGCAGTAGTCCTTGAGCCGGTAGCAGGTCACAAAGTGGGCGTACGCCACCGAGATCCAGTTGT
Encoded here:
- the LOC6039610 gene encoding BTB/POZ domain-containing protein KCTD3, with translation MAFSSHISDIVNLNVGGTRFSTSRQTLTWVPDTFFTSLLNSERNGRISSLRDETDAIFIDRDPKLFSIILNYLRTKEIDIRSCDIRVLRHEAEFYNISPLIKRLMLCEEMDQSSCGDVLFYGYLPAPNIPIQEVTLPSSSTSSVSGVTVANSSSNGSTASGQSKGQPHNEPLPSTAIQPGTVQQGVGPCHAASSTSNPRPGSMVRVPEFSQSSGSSGSSAGGASGSRHAGHSRNSSWDLRVSYSGNGRNSQWAPGHSRTASLDMMRHHSRNSSVDLNKYIRNDVGLVFGPGQSSGWSDPMRVQIIKAHHNWISVAYAHFVTCYRLKDYCGWQQIFVSPYVEAPIERIAINAKMTSAGEQSHSKMVAISYGSQIRLWGISEDGSKSEVGIFNLNVRVEYLFFIGSQLVALSSSGKIGVWHAMTQHWQIQDLVPILAFDTAGSFLLLGCNNGSIYYIDMQKFPLRMKDNDLLVTELYKDPSNDSITAISVYLTPKTTSLSGNWIEIAYGTKSGSVRVIVQHPETVGHGPQLFQTFTVHQSPVTKVTLSEKFLISVCSEYNHVRTWQVTRFRGMISTQPGSTPEASFKIVSLEAVDSSLSYSAGNDFGPFGEQDDEQIFVQKVVPDTDQLYVRLASNGDRVCLVRSVDGTTVTSFCVHECEGSSRMGSRPRRFILSGHCNGAIQMWDLTTALEIFKKKDQTKKLIGGPTADELIRLLDQCDLSNSHCSTPCMSPCPSALSVGGGTVTGARLKPFNVAFLNQSAAAAAAGLGPGGNGAVQNPDQPN